The genomic window TTCTTAAGAGTcatttttctcccccattagtTTCCTCAAGGCTCCCTTGACATCCTTGTTCCTGAGGCTATAGATGAGGGGATTGAACATTGGTGGAAGGACACCATACAATATAGAAATGATCTTATCTCGATCCCGGCTGGTCTTGTCCTGTGGCATCATGTACATGGAGATGGCAGTACCGTAGAAGACAATCACCACAGTGAGATGGGAACTGCAGGTAGAAAATGCCTTTTTTCGACCTTCAGCAGAGCGTATCTTTAACACAGCTCTCAGGATACGGCCATAGGAGGCAAGGATGAAGACAAAAGGTGCTAGGAGAGTCAGAGTACTGCTGGCCATCATAAACAATTCATTCAAATGCAGATCATTACAAGCAAGCTTAATGACAGCCAAAAGCTCACAGGAGAAATGATTGATGAGGTTGTGGCCACAGAACTCCAATGGGGTGGTCAGTGTTGGGATTACGGTGAGTAGAAAGGATGATACCCAGGACACAGTTGCAAGTTGGACACAGAGCTGGGGGCTCATTCTCGTTGGGTAGCGTAAAGGGTCGCCAATGGCGATGCAACGGTCATAGGCCATGACAGCTAGAAGAAGACATTCTACAACCCCCAAGTAGAGACCAGCACACATCTGGGCCAAGCACTGGCCCAGGGAAATGGCAGGGATGCTGACTAGGCAATTGATTAGTACTTGAGGGAGACTAGATGAAGTATAACAGATGTCTAGGAAAGATAGGTTGCTGATAAAGAAATACATTGGAGTATGTAGATGGGAATCATAATATATCAAGAGGAGAATGAGGCTGTTCCCCAGCAAAGTCATAAGGTAGGATATTAGGAGCAGGCAGAAGAAGATGACTTGGGCTCTGGGGTACTCTGAGAGCCCAATCAAGATGAAATAGGTCACAGATGTGTCATTTTTTCCATCCATAGTCTTACTTCACTATCTATATCACCAAAGTGGGGGGAGGAAAGCATTAAATCACAAAATGGGACtgacattttgaattttaaataatagaaCACTTTGCAATATCTATTTCAACCATTTAATGAGAAATCTCCATAACCACTATTATCACAATAGCTtgcatttaaatagtattttaagttTGAAAAAGTTTTGCATATCTCATCTTAACCTCCAAACAATGTGAAAGGTAGGTAATAATTATTATCGTGAATTttagatcaggaaattgaggctaagaaAGGTTtattgacttgtccaagatcaacTTGCAACTGACCAAAATAGTTCTTGAACTTCAGATTTCCCGACTTCAAGTCTGATATTCTATGTCCTGTGTCTCTACGATATATGAATTCCCAGCACACCATAGTAGACTGTATTCATGAATTATTATGAATTGAAATAATCATTTCCTGGTAGCCAAACTCCTGGGGATCATCTTCTCTGAATTTATCTAAGTAGGCTTAATAATGTAGCATTAGcttttatttctctgtgtctTATGTCTAGGGATCTAGCAGATGATATGTTGCAATTATATGTTGGTGAAGAATTCATAGTGACCTCTATGAAACAATTAGACATTTCCTTGAGAGAATGGAAAGCTGAATGGTACAACATAAAGAAAATTGACTATGATGCCAGATAATCAATTTCTAAATCTTTCATattgatttaatcaatcaatcaatgcaTCTACTAAttacttctttaatatttcctatcTGCCAGGCATTATATTGGATGAAGggatataaaaaatagaaatgaaacagccttcaaggagtttatattttacctgaaaacaaatatttaatgtgtgaccttgggaaactTATTTTATTACCATGGGTAATGGTTTGTCCAtcggtaaaagaaaaaaagtttggtgTAGATGCTCTCTTCAATCTCTTCAATCTCTAATCCTTGAGCTGATCAATTTCATGGGgacaaataatgataaaaaaaaaccaaatatggCAATTGCCATGCAGGCACTTTTACTGTCTCAGTGCATTGTAGAAACACCAGAGAGTAAAGGAAGGATCTCTTAGCATGAAAGTCATTACACCCAAGTTCTAACATTTACTCTGTAACTTTGGGCAAGgcacttgctttttaaaatatacataatttttctcaatagtattttatttttcgaAACATgtgcaaagatagatttcaatattaaattttgtaaaagtttgtgttccaatttttttctccctgtcttctTTACCTACCCCTTCTCCAAGACTGCAAgtgatctgatataggttaaatatgtgcaattattttaaagcatatttccatgtttttcatgttgttaaattaaaaaaaaaacagactaaaaggggaaaacaatacaagaaaggaagaaagaaataaagaagaagcaaacaaacaaaaatatggaaatactattctttgatacccattcagtctctatagttctctctctggatgcaggtggcatttttcatcccaggtCCATTGGAATTGGGCAAggcaatttctttctctggccAAGATTGGACTAGATTAGCCCATCTgatattctatatatacatatcctcTATCTGACCTTGCAACAGAATTATCAGATACATAAGACAAATGTTACTATCTTTATTATATACCTGAAGAGTTGGAAATACACTTCTTATAGATATTATATAGACTAAGCTAGAGAGCTGCTATTATCTTGGATACCAATTTTCAATGTCATCCTCCTCAAAAGGATTCAGCTTTTAGCCACTGTTGCCTTTTTAGCCTTTCTATACCCTTCACCAACATGTAGGGTAATATCTTCTAGTATAAATAACGAAttatacatagaaaaaaatccTCACACATTATCTTTAGCTAGGACTTCTGCCTCAAGGTCAAGGTTACTTCTAATGAAGGGGAAATGGAATTAGAATTAAAGCTAGATAATTTATATTGGAAATTTAGTCCTATTGTTTATTAGTTGGGTAATTATAAATCAAGTCAATTACTCTATCTAagcttatttcctcatttcttgtaTAAGAATCACGATACCattcataatatattatgtaGGTAGTCACTACTACGTAGGgcaatttaaaaactcaaataagatattagaaatcaaaatctACAGAAATATCTCTTATTATGCTTTAATTCTGGGCCAGAATTACTTATAATCACTAACACTAATAAGTGAGGAGTCATGGAGAAGGCTATGAAAATGTCAGGTCAAATTTGTCACAAGGAATTCACTCCCTTTTTGTAGACCCAGTGCTAAATAATAGATTCTGGAAAACAGGAAGAACTTAACTATTGACTGACTAGTGACATTTGATTATGTTTAATGTTGTTTCATGCATATGTAGGATTTTCAAGTTCTGTTGATAATTCAGACATAGTCATTGAGGTCATGTTGCTCAGAGGGAGTGTGCTTCTGAAGAGAACAAGAAATTCAAGAGATAGGTAAGGATTTTCATGGAGGAGGAGTTAATAGCTAGAGATATGTATTAGAAGTCATGAGTTGTATTTAAGCTTTAACTCTGTAATAAATGcagtgttcccccccccccagttagTGCATTTTACTTCTGaagatttagtttcctcatttgtagaacgAGGGAGCTAATGAGGTGATTGTTGGGAGCCCTTACTCCTCTGCCAATGGTTTTGCAATATGATCCTGCAAACATGGGTTGGGCCTGGAATCCAGATACTCTAAGACCAAAACCAAGATTAGGACAGGAAGCATGAGTAGTGTGGTGTTGTGAAACCATCACTGTATTTGGCTTTCATTTGGGTCCTGGTCCTCCcatttcttagctatgtgatgTCAGCCTATTCACTCAGTCTCTTACCTGTgtgtttttcatctttaaagCAAAGGAATTGCATTGGTTGATCAGAAGGTCCTGtttaattttaacattctataacgtagaaagaacattggacccAGAGCCAGGAGACCTCTGAGTTCAAGTCATAACTTTCCTACTTAGGAGctttgtgaccttaggtaagtcaccACATTTCCATCAGGAacatttgcctcatctgtaaaatggatacaaatacaattacaaaattttCCTCCTTGGTTTGTTgcgagagaaaaatattttttgcagcactttaaaaatatataaaaatgtgaacTTATAATAAAACTATTCTTCCCCTAAAGGAAATCCAAGAATAGTCTATCTTACCTTAATAGGGAGAGCAAGTCCTATCCATATCCATGGTCATACTTTGAAGCATCATTGATGTTTCAGGATACTTCTGAGATTTGGAAGCCACAACTGCATGGCTCTGAGACAAAGGCACAGGAGGGACAGAACAATGCAAAAAATCTGTCACTTACTGGCCAGCCAAATGAGTCTTTTGAGTTTCTTCCCCATGAGGATCAAAGGGCTCTGTCTCCCTATATTGGTCACTACCAATCCGAACATGGATCCTTTTGAAGAGCAAGGATGTTATATATGAGACTGGATGGAAAGCAAACATTTGAAAagaatacacatttttaaaattactgattTTATGTTCTATGGTTTAATTATCTTCAGATAAGTTTACAAGcatagaagaaaggagaaatgtaTCTCAGCAGCCTGACTTACGATTAGGGTATGCTATTTGTCTCCTGATTCCAATTTGTTCTTTGTTATGTTAAGAAGGATTTGGAGAAGGTATAGGATATCCAGATTAGGAGTCATTACTGGATGCATAGGAATTTCATATAAAGCAAAAGAGGGAAGCCATTTTCTGCAGGTAAGGGGTATATGTTGTTGACCTTGGTCTATTTCTCTGGAGATGATGTTACCAGAAAGCGTATTATAGGATCTTTGGAAAGTGGAGAGCCATCTGGGACATGAAGGGTTCATCTAACCCAtctctcttttacagatgaggaaaccatatTTCAAAGACGTCAATGACTTCATCTAAGGTCACATCAGTAAGCAGATCTGTGCTTCAAATCCCTGGTTCTTTTACCTTTGCTGTTGTTGGgtgttttcaattgtgtccaactcttcatgaccccatttggggtttcttagcaaagatattaaagtggtttgccatttccttctccagctcattttacagatgaggaaaccaaggcaaaaagggttaagcaACTTTCCCAAGTTCCCAGAGCTAGGaaagaggttggatttgaactcaagtctccctgattccaggcttaGCACTCTAGTCACTGAGACACTAGCTGCCTCTTCTTTGACCTTTGACTACAAATCTAGGGCCTTTTTCAGTGTACCTTGCTTTCTTCAAAAATTTATAGAATCATAAACTTGGAATTTCTCCATTTAAAAGATTggactatttatttttttctcacataattgGAAATGACTATAGATATAATTTAGAACAGTTTCCACTCATTGTAGGATAATCATACTGAAAGCAATCCTGAAACATGGTTATCTAACATCTTCTTGAAAACCTCTAAAGGAACTTATCACATGCTGAGGAAGTCTGCTGCCCATCtatgtgtgtttttaaaaaatttttttttaattagccaatatcttttttttcctttagcatgAAATCAAAATTGATCTTTTGAGGAAATGAAGGTTAATAGAAACCCAAAGTGATAGAGCTGCTAGGTATCAGAGCCATGTATGAGGCCCCTTATGCCCAATGATCCCCCCACTTCACCAGTTCTTTATTCATCAATACAAATGTCCCTTGGTTTAGAATGTTTCTTTTTACCAGacacatatctctctctctctctctctctctctctctctctctctctctctctctctctctctctctctctctctctctctgtttctccctttcttttctgtctctctttctttctctctctctttctccctctctttttctgtctctttctatctttcaatCTCTCCATCCTCTCCTCCATCCCTTTACAGCCCCTTTTGtgtatttctcttcctcctccccccttaaCATATAAGGTCCTTAAGGACATGGctgcctttctttttaatttacgAGTCTCACCACCACTGTACTACACTACTGTACTACCATAAGCATTAAATAATGGCatataataatcacttaataGATGCTCATGACTTAACCCTTTTATGAATGTACTAGTATTTTGCATAATGTACATCGATTTAATGTAAGTCGATGAATAATATTctcaaaaaagaattatatgagtTTGTCATGAATTAATTAATTCCATTTGATTAGGCAATTAATTCTGTTTGAGGAAAATACACATTTGAAACTAACCAGTAACTTCATGCTTTGTAGTCAGTCCTTCAACTTGAATTGACAATACATCTCTTGATATGTCAATTGTATGGTGCTTGTCAAAAGTGGGGAGCAGTTGAACGTAGACCTGTAGATCTTGGGTAACTATTTTTGATATATAATGCACTAATATCCCATGTTCCATTTTCTAATAATGTTATAAGTTCCCTTCCTCTTCTAATAATTTATTCTGTTATGAATAAGAACTCTCCAGGAAGGTTGCTCTCACTCCAATTCATAGTTTTCTGTCAAGTATGTACATTGTGTCCTCCATGTACTTCTCTCCCAAGGCTTTTTCTTCTTACTCTAACTAATTTGACAGGCCAAAAGACATGGGAAGAGgcaaaaagaaacatgaaatcaATACACTTTCATTATCTTTTACCACTTCCACATCTCTATTCCTTTTCAAGGTTCTTGTGATCACTCATCTCTAACAGAAATTCCCCTTCAAGCATGTCTAGTCCATCTCCCCCAGTGAATCATGGTCAGAACCTACCATAGTCAAGGAAGTGGGAAGGTGAACCTCAACCTCTAGATAGATTCCCCAAGTTCTTCCTCCCTCGTTTCCTTTAGTTTCTTATCctgtaacatttgtaaagcaatCCTACTCTAAAGAGGAGCTAGCACTTGAATTAAGtcagagggaaaggaggaaaataattggGGAAGGAGGTAAAATTAGTcttcaattctcttttctttctccagggattctaagagggaCCTCTGAGGGACCAAAGCCTCATTAAAATCAAGAGTGTTTTGATTAACTTGGGAATGAGAAGTAAACTTTCTGACTCACTTAGAGTCATTGGAGAAGTTTTGAAAGATGAACTTATAGAAAAAGTAAGTCAATTGCTCAGAAAATACCCTCTGACAGTTAAGGTGGGAGaagagaacagaacagaacagaacagagaagaggaaagaaggtgagaggagaagaaaagagagaaaagtcaagagagaagaggagggaagtgaaaaagaaaggtaatgagaagaaggaaaggagaggagagaagtcagaagaggagaggaaaagagagaagtcaaaagtagagataaaaagagaggaaagaagagagaagagaggaaaggaaaagaggagaagaaaagagaggaagagagaagtgaTAATACTATGTTACAGGAGAACAATAGTTTACCTGTGGGAAAAACAATCAGAGAATATCAAATGGCAGAGACTGAAAGGGCCCTTGATATGTAAGATATTCGAATTCAAAAGGAGAATAGTTCATAGAATTTAAGATTTAGGATGAACCCTAATCAAAGTTAGAGTTGGGAGGTCCCTTAGAACATGTCTGTCCTGGGTGTCACCCCAGAACATGGAAGGACAGAGTATGGAGGCTCCTAGGAAACTAAAATATCAGAGTTTGGAGGAAATTTCAAGTATCAAATAcccaaagggagaaaaacaacAGAATGTAAAATGGGAGCATTGAGAGAGGCTTTAATAATTGTTTGGCCCATAGTCCCCATTCACCAGATAAGGaagcaaatgcagaaaggaagaaccTATTCCAGAGCTCCAAACCCATGGTCTTCTGACTGAGTCCTGATTATTTATCTTTGTACCATACTGACCTTTCCTGGCTTGCTCCTGGCCATTAAAAGCTTAACAGGTGCTATTTTAATTCATGTGAAAATCCTGGTAATTTTCTACTTTTGAGTTAGTTGGAATAGTGGATGGAATAccaggcctgaaatcaagaagacttgagttcaaatccagactcagacactagcTGGCTGACCCCAGGAAAGTTACATcgcctgtttgtctcagttttctcagagTTCCTTTGAGATCTTTGagtttaattaaaaacaaacaaacaaacactctAATGACATCATTaaaggcctgaagtcagaaagactcctctttctGTGTCCAAATcaggcttcaaacacttactagctctgtgatttatccatgtttgcctcagtttctccataagtaaatgaatgggagaaagaattggaaaaccgCTCTGATATTGATGAAGTCCTGAATGGTGGGTGTATTGGGCAGAGACACATGGAAGAACTGATAAAATTTATCGCTGGGTACAGAGATCAGTTTAAATCCATAGTCCCATTCTCTGGGGAGgtcatccagtcagaaatccaaattatgtcacCCCCCTGAAGCCCACCTTCTATAGGGATTTTGGACAGTCTCACTTTGTCATGTCCTATTGGAAATCCCAGTTATGCTCCTGAGGTTAAAATTTCCTAAAAAATCTACTTATGGCCCATAGTACATACTCACTGCCCTCCCTTGGGTCAGTCTGCCATGGGCACTCTGTTTCATGTGCCTTTCCCTTTACCCTTCCCACATGCCCCGTGATATCTCCcttaactccactatgcttctcaGCCTCacttctccttcttatagctcACTCACTCTTTtggggtgctaagtccctttagGATTTAGCTACCAGCCCCGACCTCATGAGGTACTCTCTTTCTATTggctaattgtgagttccactaaggaacttgtctttcataagctctcccactctatttcatatttaccattcctggtgtctaatGTATTccatcattttgtctgtaaccttttcCATAAGTAAACTtaccttttgccaaaaagaatggccaAAGTGAATTCTTCTTGTGTCGGGACTCCCACCTGTGTTGTTTCTCCTAAAACATATCATCTCATGCTTAAATAACAACCTTTGCTGCTACATCAGACACATCGGTACTGGGTTCACAAAGAGTAGAAGATGTCTGAAatgtctgaacaacaacaacgaaaatataatttgaaaactagcatttccacttttttattatttgctttcagaatttttttttctctagatgaattttattaattttttctaaccTTAAAAATAATCCTTTGCTAATCTGATTCAACATAATACTGATAGGTAAGTTAATTGAAATAGTTGgtgatttttaatatatattttggcATGGTCATGAAAGGttattatttctcaaattattttggaCTATATTTGTGTAAAGaagctcttttttaaaagttggacTCATATAGTTTGCCTATTatcttaaatgtaatttctcctatttcttactgttttgttagtaatatatagaaatgctaatgattttattttaaatgtggcATCTTTTTCTAGaactattatttcaattaatattaATTGACTCTGGAGCTCTCTAAGTGTGGCATATCATCTAGAAAAAGGGATAATTGTGttactttttattctattttatctccttcatttattttcttgttaaTATAGCTAGCATTCTGAAGTGGTGACATCTTTACTTTGCTCCTGGTCTTATTGGTAAGGCTTCTAATATATCTCCACTGCATATAATGATGCCCCTTGGTTTAAGATACTTATTTTGCTATTAAAAGATTCATCTATTCCTaggttttctaattttctttaacagaaatgattatgatattttatcaaaagcttttactacatataatagaattatttttgttattaatgtgTTCGGTTTTCCTTTTATTGGACTAGCCCATCACTGGTAGTATTAATCCAAACTGCTGATTGCATATGTAGTCTTTGTAATATGATTCTATAACTTTCCCCAACAacctatttaaaattattataccgATATTTattggaaatattaaatattatataatatcaagaTCATGTTTGCAACAGATGGCATTTCATGGGgtcctttatttttctatttgttcaaataGTTTGTGCAATTTTGGAATTAATAAGagtgagcatttatatagtactttaaaatttgagAGTGTTTtatgtgtattatttttaaaatctcataatTCTGAGATGAGCtgctattattttcttatattaaagatgaagaaattgaagtagaTAGAAAGTTAGATTTTCCCATGGTTGTATCTGAGAAACCCaccaatttttaatttatgttttcccCTTGCTTCTTGGTTATTTTAACCCATGAAAGTTAAGAGAAATGGGAATTCACCAAAGCACAAATCACCCGAGGATTGAGTTTCTGAAACTTTTCTGTAGAATCAATAAACACCGTAATTTCCATGGGATATGTGAAAGCCATGTTTTGGAGGGTAAAATAACACAAGGTATTATCATTTGTAATGAGACCAGCTGATCTTCCTTGAATTGGCGATATGTCATACTGATTTAGACTTGAAATTAGGAACTGTGGCCCAAGTCTGTCATTTCTTGCCACTGTTATGCTATTGACTGCTCTGGATTTTTGCCATTGCAAATTTTTTGTGTAAGGGAGTGATTGTAAGAGAAAGATTGTTCTTCACTTGTGTCCTGctatttgtgaccccatggaccatagtgccaggtctttctttcttctgctgCCTCTCAAAACGTGTCCaatctcattttcattatttacatGACACTCTCTATCCATCTTATCCTCTGCACCTTCTTTTGCCCTCAATCTTTCCCAGCATCAGGATattttccaatgagtcccatcGTCTCATTTGTCTTAATCTATGAAAGATATCAAAaccaaatatcaaaataaattgaaaaccaGACCTTCAAGTCACAGGATCACAAAGTTTTCAGTCAAAATTTTCTCCCCAAATGAAGTCTATTCAATCACATTTTTCTCACTAAAAATATGACTTTTAACAAGACGAAACTGGGTTTGGAATCGACTCTTTTGAACTGAGGTGCTGGAAAAGACTTCTGAGAGTCAAAAGAGGGGACAGCAgggaaatcaaatcagtcaaCCCTTAAAGAAATTGATTGAGCCAATTGACtgaaaggtcaaatactgaagttcAGGCTTAAATACCATCAGAAGGAGACATTTGCAGTGAGTCAtataaagtgaacagaacatcattttaaaaatcctgaacATTGCAGTCTAGGGCATGAAGACAATATCCATTTGAATAAGTTCCTGTGTGAATCTTGTGGTATTATATCCATTTGGcatgaatatttcttttcttcctagaaACAATACAATTGATAGTTACTTTGTTAGAAGGGGAATAGAAAGAGGGAAgcaaagggagacagagagacagaaacagagattcCTAAGCAGAGATAAAACTTCCCTCTTCTAGGGGGAAGATCCCAAAAGTTTGGTTCAGCATATATGGAGATAACTTGGAGATAACTTGGGCAAAGTGAAGAATATAACTGGTAAGTGTGGCAATGAATCTGAATTCCATATATTCCTAAAATAAAAGCACAAGCTTGCAATGACAGCCATTAACCAGAAAAGCAAGCCaagtttatctatctatctatctatctatctatctatctatctatctatctatctatctatctatccatccatccatccatccatccatccatctatctatctatctatctatctatctatctatctatctatctatctatctatctatctatctatccatctatctaatctatccattcatctatctatctatctatctatctatctatctatctatctatccatccatccatccatctatctatctatcatctatctatctatctatctatctatctatctatctatctatccatctatctaatccatccatctatttatctatctatctatctatctatctatctatctatctatctatctatctatctatccatttatctaatctatctaaccatccatccatccatctatccatctatctatctatctatctatctatctatctatctatctatctatctatctatctatctatctatctatctatctatccatttatctaatctatctatccatccatccatccatccatctatccatccatctatctatctatctatctatctatctatctatctatctatctatctatctatctatctatctatctatctatccatttatctaatctatctatccatccatccatccatccatctatccatccatccatccatctatctatctatctatctatctatctatctatctatctatctatctatctatctatccatttatctaatctatctatccatccatccatccatccatccatccatccatctatctatctatctatctatctatctatctatctatctatctatctatctatcatctatctatctctattttttaCTGTTGAGATCTGTTTTATATTCTGGGCACTTTCCTATCAAAGGAAATGGTGAGTTACTTGAAAGGGGCAGATGCACCTCTGAAGGGCAACAGGATGCTGGGTAGGCTTC from Sminthopsis crassicaudata isolate SCR6 chromosome 3, ASM4859323v1, whole genome shotgun sequence includes these protein-coding regions:
- the LOC141560021 gene encoding olfactory receptor 13H1-like, with the protein product MDGKNDTSVTYFILIGLSEYPRAQVIFFCLLLISYLMTLLGNSLILLLIYYDSHLHTPMYFFISNLSFLDICYTSSSLPQVLINCLVSIPAISLGQCLAQMCAGLYLGVVECLLLAVMAYDRCIAIGDPLRYPTRMSPQLCVQLATVSWVSSFLLTVIPTLTTPLEFCGHNLINHFSCELLAVIKLACNDLHLNELFMMASSTLTLLAPFVFILASYGRILRAVLKIRSAEGRKKAFSTCSSHLTVVIVFYGTAISMYMMPQDKTSRDRDKIISILYGVLPPMFNPLIYSLRNKDVKGALRKLMGEKNDS